One Curtobacterium herbarum genomic window carries:
- a CDS encoding phosphatase PAP2 family protein, translating into MPVTRTPERTAPESFGEGRGPSVSRRLRWALLAALGFVIVPSVYAVAVLTPLGQRVEDAALGGVRESDLFGSDTALNVISVPVILLLVVVIAAVAFARGRLAVGLGAGFVVLASAATSTWLKRIAERPEIAQSTTPNSFPSGHATIALAALFAVLMVTPRRFRPLVLLAGTAYAVFVANQTVVYGWHRVSDIIGACAVALFWLGLVRAVGPQVDRGVRGDRDGRRGPRRAVTAVLLVAVAAALLVGVVALLVGTLGGDHGAMLLAGRLASSASVLAVITAVWLADGMHHSPPTTSAAAPPVRR; encoded by the coding sequence ATGCCCGTGACGCGGACGCCCGAGCGCACCGCTCCCGAGTCCTTCGGCGAGGGGCGTGGACCGAGCGTCTCCCGGAGGCTCCGGTGGGCTCTGCTCGCGGCTCTGGGGTTCGTGATCGTGCCTTCCGTCTACGCGGTCGCCGTGTTGACGCCGTTGGGGCAGCGGGTGGAGGACGCCGCGCTCGGCGGGGTCCGCGAGTCCGACCTGTTCGGGTCGGACACCGCCCTCAACGTCATCTCGGTGCCGGTGATCCTGCTGTTGGTCGTCGTGATCGCCGCCGTCGCGTTCGCACGCGGGCGGCTCGCCGTGGGGCTCGGAGCGGGTTTCGTGGTGCTGGCGTCCGCGGCCACCTCGACGTGGCTCAAGCGTATCGCCGAGCGCCCGGAGATCGCCCAGTCGACGACGCCGAACTCGTTCCCGTCCGGGCACGCGACGATCGCCCTCGCGGCGCTGTTCGCCGTGCTGATGGTGACACCGCGTCGGTTCCGGCCGCTGGTGCTGCTCGCGGGGACCGCCTACGCGGTGTTCGTCGCGAACCAGACCGTCGTCTACGGGTGGCACCGGGTGAGCGACATCATCGGCGCCTGCGCGGTGGCGCTGTTCTGGCTCGGACTGGTCCGGGCCGTGGGGCCGCAGGTGGACCGCGGTGTCCGGGGCGACCGTGACGGCCGACGGGGACCGCGACGGGCGGTGACGGCGGTGCTGCTCGTCGCTGTGGCTGCGGCGCTGCTGGTCGGGGTCGTCGCGCTCCTGGTCGGGACCCTCGGCGGTGACCACGGCGCGATGCTGCTGGCGGGGCGGCTCGCCTCGTCCGCCAGCGTCCTCGCGGTGATCACGGCGGTGTGGCTGGCCGACGGCATGCACCACTCGCCGCCGACGACCAGCGCGGCCGCGCCTCCCGTCCGCCGCTGA
- a CDS encoding DUF4383 domain-containing protein — translation MAVKEPSITASPNRGLAMTAGMLFAIWGILGFFFAQDGGGAFFSRSGGFLWNSFGLNPALCGLWTILAAAFFIVGLGNTIGSRTVNLVIGVVLLVLAVYGFVFSNTSANVFALNTTDNVFHVIVAVVLLLTALGADKENIRALRAAGARA, via the coding sequence GTGGCCGTCAAGGAACCGAGCATCACCGCCTCGCCGAACCGTGGACTGGCGATGACCGCCGGCATGCTGTTCGCGATCTGGGGCATCCTGGGCTTCTTCTTCGCCCAGGACGGCGGCGGCGCGTTCTTCAGCCGCTCCGGTGGGTTCCTGTGGAACTCGTTCGGGCTGAACCCGGCGCTCTGCGGGCTGTGGACGATCCTCGCCGCGGCGTTCTTCATCGTGGGCCTCGGCAACACGATCGGGTCCCGCACGGTGAACCTGGTCATCGGTGTCGTCCTGCTCGTGCTCGCCGTCTACGGGTTCGTCTTCTCGAACACCTCGGCGAACGTCTTCGCGCTGAACACGACCGACAACGTCTTCCACGTCATCGTCGCCGTCGTCCTGCTGCTCACCGCGCTCGGTGCCGACAAGGAGAACATCCGCGCACTGCGGGCGGCGGGCGCCCGCGCCTGA
- a CDS encoding ATP-dependent DNA helicase: MSVELSAEQRAVFEYVESTRDHVFITGRAGTGKSTLLNHLSWNTEKQVVICAPTGVAALNVGGQTIHSLFRLPIGLIADAEIRQGPDTRKLLNTIDTLVIDEVSMVNADLLDAMDRSLRKARGRQLEPFGGVQVVMFGDPYQLPPVPGDGDERAYFTDHYRSMWFFDAKVWLEAQLHIIELATVHRQRDDAFAAMLTAVRHGRVTADVAQQLNAAGARPAPDDAITLATRNDTVSRINKAALERLPGKLKTAKADVNGDFGGRNYPADEALELKPGAHVMFLRNDPDQRWVNGTLGIVRSIRDTVWVSVDGEDFEVQPSVWEKFKYSYDPDKKELKKDTVGEFQQFPLRLAWAVTIHKSQGSTYDRAVVDLGNRVFSAGQTYVALSRLTSLDGLYLTRPLRPADIIVDLDVRRFMSESPRVVATQLEAPKPAAESESADAPDA; encoded by the coding sequence GTGAGTGTTGAGCTCTCCGCCGAACAGCGGGCGGTCTTCGAGTACGTCGAGTCGACGCGCGACCACGTCTTCATCACCGGACGGGCCGGCACCGGCAAGTCGACGCTCCTCAACCACCTGTCGTGGAACACCGAGAAGCAGGTCGTCATCTGCGCCCCGACCGGCGTCGCCGCGCTGAACGTCGGCGGCCAGACGATCCACTCGCTGTTCCGGCTGCCGATCGGGCTCATCGCGGACGCCGAGATCCGACAGGGTCCGGACACCCGGAAGCTCCTCAACACCATCGACACCCTGGTCATCGACGAGGTCTCGATGGTCAACGCCGACCTGCTCGACGCGATGGACCGCTCGTTGCGCAAGGCCCGCGGGCGGCAGCTCGAACCGTTCGGCGGCGTCCAGGTCGTCATGTTCGGGGACCCGTACCAGCTGCCCCCGGTGCCGGGCGACGGTGACGAGCGTGCCTACTTCACCGACCACTACCGGTCGATGTGGTTCTTCGACGCCAAGGTGTGGCTCGAGGCCCAGCTGCACATCATCGAGCTCGCGACCGTGCACCGGCAGCGGGACGACGCCTTCGCCGCGATGCTCACCGCCGTCCGCCACGGTCGTGTCACCGCCGACGTGGCGCAGCAGCTCAACGCCGCCGGAGCCCGACCCGCGCCGGACGACGCGATCACCCTCGCCACCCGGAACGACACCGTCTCGCGCATCAACAAGGCCGCACTCGAACGACTGCCCGGCAAGCTGAAGACCGCCAAGGCCGACGTCAACGGTGACTTCGGCGGGCGGAACTACCCGGCGGACGAGGCCCTCGAGCTGAAGCCCGGCGCACACGTCATGTTCCTGCGCAACGACCCGGACCAGCGCTGGGTGAACGGCACGCTCGGCATCGTCCGGAGCATCCGCGACACCGTGTGGGTCAGTGTCGACGGTGAGGACTTCGAGGTCCAGCCGTCGGTGTGGGAGAAGTTCAAGTACTCCTACGACCCGGACAAGAAGGAACTGAAGAAGGACACCGTGGGGGAGTTCCAGCAGTTCCCCCTGCGCCTGGCCTGGGCGGTGACGATCCACAAGTCACAGGGCAGCACCTACGACCGGGCCGTCGTCGACCTGGGCAACCGGGTGTTCAGCGCAGGGCAGACGTACGTGGCGCTGTCGCGGTTGACCTCTCTCGACGGGCTGTACCTGACGCGTCCTCTGCGGCCGGCGGACATCATCGTGGACCTCGACGTCCGGCGCTTCATGTCCGAGTCACCCCGGGTCGTCGCGACCCAGCTCGAGGCCCCGAAGCCCGCGGCCGAGTCCGAGTCCGCTGACGCGCCCGACGCCTGA
- a CDS encoding cytochrome c oxidase assembly protein, translating into MNRIARIAGPGVLLLAAFVSLLVALVLGGGADAALIADPGAVVRFGLPIARMLVDLSAAATIGGLALATIGLSRTAPEWDRAIDVAAAAAGVWTVTSAVTTFFTYLSVAGGSVSLDAQFGQSMGVFLTGTDLGLAWLTTVLVAAAVTVLCFAVRSRGMVALTTGVALIGLVPLTQQGHAAGTASHDAAVTALGLHLVGAALWVGGLVMLVLIRDVVPGARLAAVVGRYSSVALGCFVLVSVSGVVSAQIRIGAWAELGSPYGVLVLVKVGAIVAMGVIGAVHRRRVISALTAAPAVARPFWTLVVVELAVMGVASGFAAALGRTATPAGQLALSKTSDPTPAEVLTDDPLPAAPGSWGWLTNWNIDLFWLMAAVLLVAAYAAGVVRLRRQGRSWPVRRSVAAGIAVVSLVLATSGSLHTYDRYLVSANVGAHVLLGLVVPALVWAAAPVQLIRAAVHPRTDDSAGVAEWTAVFVDNAVVRYLVQPFPAFLLLAGTWWALYATDVLRWSVSDAMGRTVIDLLFLLVGLLALPTLLTPIALGARRPSTAAFLVRAVGAVVVAAGTVSLGVAMQGPLGLLQASWFGAMGRTWGPDPLVDQARAGTVLIVAGVLVVVAVVAVGLVRMRPGASVGAVRDQPARPSGAPTSDAATGLPDVTGTPMGDTSVATGVAGGPADGSSAR; encoded by the coding sequence GTGAACCGCATCGCGCGCATCGCCGGCCCCGGCGTCCTGCTGCTCGCGGCGTTCGTGTCCCTGCTCGTGGCGCTCGTCCTCGGCGGTGGTGCCGACGCCGCGCTCATCGCGGACCCCGGTGCGGTCGTCCGGTTCGGGCTCCCCATCGCGCGGATGCTCGTCGACCTGTCCGCCGCAGCGACGATCGGTGGGCTCGCCCTGGCGACCATCGGGCTGTCCCGCACGGCGCCGGAGTGGGACCGGGCCATCGACGTCGCGGCCGCGGCGGCCGGTGTCTGGACGGTGACCTCGGCGGTCACGACCTTCTTCACGTACCTCAGCGTCGCCGGTGGTTCGGTCAGTCTCGACGCGCAGTTCGGCCAGTCGATGGGCGTCTTCCTCACCGGCACGGACCTCGGGCTCGCCTGGCTCACCACGGTGCTCGTCGCCGCGGCCGTGACGGTCCTCTGCTTCGCGGTGCGCTCGCGCGGCATGGTCGCGCTGACGACCGGCGTCGCGCTGATCGGCCTCGTCCCGCTGACCCAGCAGGGCCACGCGGCCGGCACCGCCAGCCACGACGCCGCGGTCACCGCACTCGGACTGCACCTGGTCGGCGCCGCGCTCTGGGTCGGCGGGCTGGTGATGCTCGTCCTCATCCGTGACGTCGTCCCCGGAGCCCGACTGGCGGCGGTCGTCGGCCGGTACTCCAGCGTCGCGCTGGGGTGCTTCGTGCTCGTCAGCGTCTCCGGCGTGGTGTCCGCCCAGATCCGGATCGGTGCCTGGGCCGAACTCGGCAGCCCGTACGGCGTGCTCGTGCTCGTCAAGGTGGGGGCCATCGTCGCGATGGGCGTCATCGGAGCGGTGCACCGGCGTCGGGTGATCTCGGCCCTGACCGCGGCGCCCGCCGTGGCCCGCCCGTTCTGGACGCTCGTCGTCGTCGAGCTCGCTGTGATGGGTGTGGCGTCGGGCTTCGCCGCCGCACTCGGCCGCACCGCGACCCCCGCCGGGCAGCTGGCGCTGAGCAAGACCAGCGACCCGACCCCGGCCGAGGTCCTGACCGACGACCCCCTGCCGGCGGCGCCGGGCTCGTGGGGCTGGCTGACGAACTGGAACATCGACCTGTTCTGGCTGATGGCCGCGGTGCTGCTCGTCGCCGCCTACGCCGCCGGGGTCGTCCGTCTGCGCCGACAGGGCCGGTCCTGGCCGGTCCGTCGTTCCGTGGCCGCCGGCATCGCGGTCGTGTCACTCGTCCTGGCGACGTCGGGCTCGCTGCACACCTACGACCGGTACCTGGTGTCGGCGAACGTCGGCGCACACGTGCTGCTCGGGCTCGTCGTCCCCGCCCTGGTCTGGGCCGCGGCGCCCGTGCAGCTCATCCGGGCCGCCGTGCACCCCCGCACCGACGACAGTGCCGGCGTCGCCGAGTGGACCGCGGTCTTCGTCGACAACGCCGTCGTGCGGTACCTGGTCCAGCCGTTCCCGGCGTTCCTGCTGCTCGCCGGCACCTGGTGGGCGCTCTACGCCACCGACGTGCTGCGCTGGTCCGTCAGCGACGCCATGGGCCGCACGGTGATCGACCTGCTCTTCCTGCTCGTCGGGCTGCTCGCGCTGCCGACGCTGCTCACGCCCATCGCCCTCGGTGCACGGCGTCCCTCGACCGCGGCGTTCCTGGTGCGTGCCGTCGGGGCGGTCGTCGTCGCCGCGGGCACCGTCTCGCTCGGCGTCGCGATGCAGGGGCCGCTCGGGCTGCTGCAGGCGTCCTGGTTCGGGGCGATGGGACGCACCTGGGGGCCGGACCCGCTCGTCGACCAGGCCCGCGCGGGCACGGTGCTGATCGTCGCGGGCGTGCTCGTCGTCGTCGCGGTCGTCGCCGTCGGGCTCGTCCGGATGCGACCCGGGGCCTCGGTCGGCGCGGTCCGGGACCAGCCGGCCCGACCCAGCGGGGCTCCGACGTCGGACGCGGCCACGGGCCTCCCGGACGTCACCGGGACACCGATGGGTGACACCAGCGTCGCGACCGGCGTCGCCGGTGGCCCCGCGGATGGATCGAGCGCACGGTGA
- a CDS encoding HU family DNA-binding protein, protein MADKSLNRTELVAAVAAESGQSQATVNGVVDALFAVVGKSVADDTKVTIPGWIAFEKTHRAARTGRNPQTGEAIEIAASDSVKVSAGSKLKASVK, encoded by the coding sequence ATGGCTGACAAGTCACTGAACCGCACCGAGCTCGTCGCTGCCGTCGCCGCCGAGTCCGGCCAGAGCCAGGCCACCGTCAACGGCGTCGTCGACGCGCTCTTCGCCGTCGTCGGCAAGTCCGTCGCGGACGACACCAAGGTCACGATCCCGGGCTGGATCGCCTTCGAGAAGACCCACCGCGCCGCGCGCACCGGCCGCAACCCGCAGACGGGTGAGGCCATCGAGATCGCCGCGAGCGACTCGGTCAAGGTCAGCGCCGGCAGCAAGCTCAAGGCGTCGGTCAAGTAA
- the rpsN gene encoding 30S ribosomal protein S14 gives MAKKSKIAKNNQRAVIIERYAERRLELKKALVDPNGTDESREAARVGLQKLPRDASPVRYRNRDAIDGRPRGHLGEFGISRVRFRDMAHRGELPGITKSSW, from the coding sequence ATGGCGAAGAAGAGCAAGATCGCGAAGAACAACCAGCGCGCCGTCATCATCGAGCGCTACGCCGAGCGTCGCCTCGAGCTGAAGAAGGCCCTCGTGGACCCGAACGGCACCGACGAGTCCCGCGAAGCGGCCCGCGTCGGCCTGCAGAAGCTGCCCCGCGACGCGTCGCCGGTCCGCTACCGCAACCGTGACGCCATCGACGGTCGCCCCCGTGGCCACCTCGGTGAGTTCGGCATCAGCCGTGTCCGCTTCCGCGACATGGCCCACCGTGGCGAGCTCCCCGGCATCACGAAGAGCTCCTGGTAA
- the rpmG gene encoding 50S ribosomal protein L33 — protein sequence MAKRGQDIRPIIKLRSTAGTGFTYVTKKNRRNNPDRLVLKKYDPVVRKHVDFREER from the coding sequence ATGGCGAAGCGCGGTCAGGACATCCGTCCGATCATCAAGCTCCGTTCCACTGCGGGCACTGGGTTCACCTACGTGACCAAGAAGAACCGCCGGAACAACCCCGACCGTCTCGTGCTGAAGAAGTACGACCCGGTGGTCCGCAAGCACGTCGACTTCCGTGAGGAGCGCTAG
- the rpmB gene encoding 50S ribosomal protein L28: MAAVCQVTGAVPGFGHNISHSHRRTKRRFDPNVQKKTYYVPSLRRNVTLNVSAKGIKVIDARGIESVVAGILARGEKI, encoded by the coding sequence ATGGCTGCAGTGTGCCAGGTGACCGGCGCCGTTCCCGGCTTCGGACACAACATCTCGCACTCGCACCGCCGGACGAAGCGTCGCTTCGACCCGAACGTGCAGAAGAAGACCTACTACGTGCCGTCGCTGCGTCGTAACGTGACGCTCAACGTCAGCGCCAAGGGCATCAAGGTCATCGATGCTCGCGGTATCGAGTCCGTCGTGGCGGGCATCCTCGCCCGTGGGGAGAAGATCTGA
- a CDS encoding Fur family transcriptional regulator, whose translation MNAVQKPRRNTWQREAVRGALSETEGFVSAQALHAHLRDGGSTIGLATVYRALSDLATEGDADSLQQDGESLYRACTTDKHHHHLICRVCGRTVEIQADPVEEWARATAAANGFSNASHVVDVFGECAECTARAAVRSGA comes from the coding sequence ATGAACGCCGTCCAGAAGCCACGCCGCAACACCTGGCAGCGCGAAGCGGTGCGCGGGGCCCTCTCGGAGACCGAGGGGTTCGTCAGCGCGCAGGCTCTGCACGCGCACCTGCGCGACGGCGGCTCCACCATCGGCCTGGCGACCGTCTACCGGGCGCTGTCCGACCTGGCCACCGAGGGCGACGCCGACTCGCTGCAGCAGGACGGTGAGTCCCTGTACCGGGCGTGCACGACCGACAAGCACCACCACCACCTGATCTGCCGGGTCTGCGGCCGGACCGTCGAGATCCAGGCCGACCCGGTCGAGGAGTGGGCTCGCGCCACCGCCGCCGCGAACGGGTTCTCGAACGCCAGCCACGTCGTCGACGTGTTCGGCGAGTGCGCCGAGTGCACCGCCCGTGCCGCCGTCCGGAGTGGCGCGTAG
- a CDS encoding metal ABC transporter permease, producing MDIWSTVFSFQDYGELLVLVRNSIIAGAVLGVVGGLIGPFVVARNMPFAVHGISELSFAGASASLLLGVNVVSGSVVGSLVAAVLIGLLGSRARDRNSIIAVLMPFGLGLGILCLALYKGRAANKFGLLTGQIVSVDNPQLGMLVAIAAVVVLILVVIWRPLMFASVDPDVAAAAGVPVRTLGLVFMVALGLATAVSVQIVGALLVLSLLVTPAAAALRVTVNPVLVPVLSVVFAVTSVVGGILLALGGGLPISPYVTTISFLIWVVCRVVGARKERRGRDRVSAREQQVDGGSGLPAVPKQGVAA from the coding sequence ATGGACATCTGGTCGACCGTCTTCTCGTTCCAGGACTACGGCGAACTGCTCGTCCTGGTCCGCAACTCGATCATCGCGGGCGCGGTGCTCGGCGTCGTCGGCGGGCTCATCGGGCCGTTCGTCGTCGCCCGGAACATGCCGTTCGCCGTCCACGGCATCAGCGAGTTGTCCTTCGCGGGTGCCAGCGCCTCGCTGCTCCTCGGCGTCAACGTGGTCAGCGGCTCGGTCGTCGGGTCCCTGGTCGCCGCGGTGCTCATCGGGCTGCTCGGCAGCCGTGCCCGCGACCGCAACTCGATCATCGCCGTGCTCATGCCGTTCGGGCTGGGCCTCGGCATCCTCTGCCTGGCGCTGTACAAGGGCCGGGCCGCGAACAAGTTCGGGCTGCTCACCGGCCAGATCGTCTCGGTCGACAACCCGCAGCTCGGCATGCTCGTGGCGATCGCCGCCGTCGTGGTCCTCATCCTCGTGGTCATCTGGCGTCCGCTGATGTTCGCCTCGGTCGACCCGGACGTCGCCGCGGCCGCTGGTGTCCCGGTCCGCACGCTCGGCCTGGTGTTCATGGTCGCGCTCGGGCTGGCCACCGCGGTGTCGGTGCAGATCGTCGGGGCGCTGCTGGTGCTCTCGCTGCTCGTCACCCCGGCCGCCGCCGCACTGCGGGTGACGGTGAACCCGGTCCTCGTGCCGGTGCTCTCCGTCGTCTTCGCGGTGACCTCGGTCGTCGGCGGGATCCTCCTGGCCCTCGGTGGCGGACTGCCGATCAGCCCGTACGTGACCACCATCTCGTTCCTCATCTGGGTCGTCTGCCGGGTGGTCGGTGCCCGCAAGGAGCGCCGTGGGCGCGACCGCGTGTCGGCGCGGGAGCAGCAGGTCGACGGTGGGTCGGGCCTCCCGGCAGTCCCGAAGCAAGGAGTCGCAGCATGA
- a CDS encoding metal ABC transporter ATP-binding protein, whose protein sequence is MTTLQDPDRTATAERSGGSAVLALRDAGLAYGSRRLWDGLDLDVQPGEFVAVLGPNGAGKTSLLRTVLGQQRLTSGSMSFLGRPVRRGHRRIGYIPQQRLMDSGTPLRARDMIAQGVTGHRWGIRPERRAERERIDRIVDEVGATAFADAPVAELSGGEQQRTRVGQAIAADPALLLCDEPLISLDLRHQRGVTELIDRQRRQQGAAVLFVTHDVNPILDVVDRVLYIAGGRFRIGAPDDVLRADVLSDLYGTPVDVVRTMGRIVIVGASDAHDTAGDGHHHCEPGPLTTTPDEGRI, encoded by the coding sequence GTGACGACCCTCCAGGACCCGGACCGGACCGCCACTGCCGAGCGCAGTGGCGGTTCCGCCGTGCTCGCACTCCGGGACGCCGGGCTCGCGTACGGCAGCCGTCGGCTGTGGGACGGGCTCGACCTGGACGTCCAGCCCGGCGAGTTCGTCGCCGTGCTCGGTCCGAACGGCGCCGGCAAGACCTCCCTGCTCCGCACCGTCCTCGGCCAGCAGCGGCTGACGAGCGGGTCGATGTCGTTCCTCGGCCGTCCGGTCCGCCGCGGACACCGGCGGATCGGCTACATCCCGCAGCAGCGGCTGATGGACTCCGGCACCCCGCTGCGCGCCCGCGACATGATCGCGCAGGGCGTCACCGGGCACCGCTGGGGGATCCGGCCCGAGCGTCGTGCCGAACGCGAGCGCATCGACCGCATCGTCGACGAGGTCGGCGCCACCGCGTTCGCCGACGCCCCCGTCGCCGAGCTCTCCGGCGGCGAGCAACAGCGCACCCGCGTCGGACAGGCCATCGCCGCCGACCCCGCCCTGCTGCTCTGCGACGAACCCCTCATCTCGCTCGACCTCCGGCACCAGCGCGGTGTCACCGAGCTCATCGACCGGCAGCGTCGACAGCAGGGTGCCGCGGTGCTCTTCGTCACCCACGACGTGAACCCGATCCTCGACGTCGTCGACCGAGTCCTCTACATCGCCGGCGGACGCTTCCGGATCGGCGCCCCCGACGACGTCCTGCGCGCCGACGTCCTCAGCGACCTGTACGGCACGCCCGTCGACGTCGTCCGCACCATGGGCCGCATCGTCATCGTCGGTGCGAGCGACGCCCACGACACCGCGGGCGACGGACACCACCACTGCGAACCCGGGCCGCTCACCACCACCCCGGACGAAGGACGGATCTGA
- a CDS encoding metal ABC transporter solute-binding protein, Zn/Mn family, with amino-acid sequence MHSRLLALPLVAGAAALALTGCATSPASSDSGDGKVRVVASTNVYGSIVQSIGGDHVDVTSILEDPSQDPHSFESSAKTQLAVSKADLLIENGGGYDDFMTTLSKAADDKVPTINVVQLSGLQKAGDTEFNEHVFYSYPTMVKLVADVSERLGKLDKADASTFQANAKTLTGKLQELESQTASVEKTVDGDKVAYTEPVPGYLFDAMGLDNVTPAAFSEAIEEGDDVPPAALNDTLKLFSSGEAKLLAYNEQTSSAETEQVEKAAKKAGIPVVGVTETLPKGEDYVSWQQANIDAVTAALQK; translated from the coding sequence ATGCACTCCCGACTCCTCGCCCTGCCGCTCGTCGCCGGCGCCGCCGCGCTCGCCCTGACCGGGTGCGCGACCTCACCTGCATCGTCCGACTCCGGCGACGGCAAGGTCCGCGTCGTCGCCTCGACGAACGTCTACGGCTCGATCGTGCAGAGCATCGGCGGCGACCACGTCGACGTCACGAGCATCCTCGAGGACCCGTCGCAGGACCCGCACTCGTTCGAGTCGAGCGCGAAGACGCAGCTCGCGGTCTCGAAGGCCGACCTGCTCATCGAGAACGGCGGCGGGTACGACGACTTCATGACGACGCTGTCGAAGGCTGCCGACGACAAGGTGCCGACGATCAACGTCGTGCAGCTCTCCGGGCTGCAGAAGGCCGGCGACACCGAGTTCAACGAGCACGTGTTCTACAGCTACCCGACCATGGTGAAGCTCGTCGCGGACGTCTCCGAGCGCCTGGGCAAGCTCGACAAGGCGGACGCCAGCACCTTCCAGGCCAACGCGAAGACCCTCACCGGCAAGCTGCAGGAGCTCGAGTCGCAGACCGCCTCGGTCGAGAAGACCGTCGACGGGGACAAGGTGGCGTACACCGAGCCGGTGCCCGGGTACCTCTTCGACGCGATGGGTCTCGACAACGTCACGCCGGCGGCCTTCTCCGAGGCGATCGAGGAGGGCGACGACGTCCCGCCGGCCGCACTCAACGACACCCTCAAGCTCTTCTCGAGCGGTGAGGCGAAGCTGCTCGCGTACAACGAGCAGACCTCGAGCGCCGAGACCGAGCAGGTCGAGAAGGCAGCCAAGAAGGCGGGCATCCCGGTCGTCGGTGTCACGGAGACGCTCCCGAAGGGGGAGGATTACGTCTCGTGGCAGCAGGCGAACATCGACGCGGTGACGGCGGCACTCCAGAAGTGA
- a CDS encoding PTS transporter subunit EIIC: MSTAATTDVPEKKTPKKQSRFFANAQRLGRSLLLPIAVMPAAGILNRIGQPDLLGAIPGFETGASVIGSAGNAIFTWLPLLFAVGIAIGWAKKSDGTTALAAVVGYMVMYEVFKTMSPIVLAGVKDANGEQATINFGVLGGIVMGLVAAGLWQKFHRTKMPDFLGFFSGRRLVPILTAAAGLVIAVLMSFVYRYFDIGLTWVGEQVTSQPVVGGGIFGFANRMLIPVGLHQLLNFFPWFQLGSFNGPNGVVSGDIPRFLAGDPTAGIFQTGFFPIMMFALPAGALAIWRNARPSQRKLVGGIMLSAALTSFVTGITEPLEYSFMFVAWPLYVIHAVLTGTSLALVNALGIHDGFSFSAGAIDYVLNFGKAKGAIWLIPIGLAYAAVYYFLFSFVIKKWNLRTPGREPEDEIAAASVDDLTKA, translated from the coding sequence ATGAGCACCGCTGCAACGACGGACGTGCCGGAGAAGAAGACGCCGAAGAAGCAGTCCCGCTTCTTCGCGAACGCCCAACGGCTGGGCCGGAGCCTGCTGCTCCCCATCGCGGTCATGCCGGCCGCGGGCATCCTCAACCGCATCGGGCAGCCCGACCTGCTCGGTGCGATCCCCGGCTTCGAGACCGGCGCGAGCGTCATCGGCTCCGCCGGCAACGCGATCTTCACCTGGCTGCCGCTGCTCTTCGCGGTCGGCATCGCCATCGGCTGGGCCAAGAAGTCGGACGGCACGACGGCACTGGCCGCGGTCGTCGGCTACATGGTCATGTACGAGGTCTTCAAGACCATGTCGCCGATCGTCCTGGCGGGCGTGAAGGACGCGAACGGCGAGCAGGCCACGATCAACTTCGGTGTCCTCGGCGGCATCGTGATGGGTCTCGTGGCCGCCGGGCTCTGGCAGAAGTTCCACCGCACGAAGATGCCCGACTTCCTCGGGTTCTTCTCGGGTCGCCGTCTCGTGCCGATCCTCACCGCGGCGGCCGGCCTGGTCATCGCCGTGCTGATGTCCTTCGTCTACCGCTACTTCGACATCGGCCTGACCTGGGTCGGCGAGCAGGTCACGTCGCAGCCGGTCGTCGGTGGTGGGATCTTCGGGTTCGCGAACCGCATGCTCATCCCGGTCGGCCTGCACCAGCTGCTCAACTTCTTCCCCTGGTTCCAGCTCGGCAGCTTCAACGGCCCGAACGGTGTCGTCTCCGGTGACATCCCGCGCTTCCTGGCGGGCGACCCCACGGCCGGCATCTTCCAGACCGGCTTCTTCCCGATCATGATGTTCGCCCTGCCCGCCGGTGCCCTGGCGATCTGGCGCAACGCCCGCCCCTCGCAGCGCAAGCTCGTCGGCGGCATCATGCTCTCCGCCGCGCTGACGTCCTTCGTCACCGGCATCACCGAGCCGCTCGAGTACTCGTTCATGTTCGTGGCCTGGCCGCTCTACGTCATCCACGCCGTGCTCACCGGCACCTCGCTGGCGCTGGTCAACGCACTCGGGATCCACGACGGCTTCTCGTTCTCGGCGGGCGCGATCGACTACGTGCTGAACTTCGGCAAGGCGAAGGGGGCGATCTGGCTCATCCCGATCGGTCTGGCGTACGCGGCGGTCTACTACTTCCTCTTCAGTTTCGTGATCAAGAAGTGGAACCTGCGGACGCCGGGTCGCGAGCCGGAGGACGAGATCGCCGCGGCCTCGGTCGACGACCTCACCAAGGCGTAG
- a CDS encoding glucose PTS transporter subunit EIIB, which produces MADIKAADIIAALGGTDNIDEVEGCITRLRVEVEDGDLVDKDALKAAGAQAVVGGGTGWQVIVGPIADNLAQDIQDEL; this is translated from the coding sequence ATGGCTGACATCAAGGCTGCCGACATCATCGCCGCACTCGGCGGAACCGACAACATCGACGAGGTCGAGGGCTGCATCACGCGCCTCCGCGTCGAGGTCGAGGACGGCGACCTCGTCGACAAGGACGCCCTCAAGGCCGCCGGCGCCCAGGCCGTCGTCGGTGGCGGCACCGGCTGGCAGGTCATCGTCGGACCCATCGCCGACAACCTGGCGCAGGACATCCAGGACGAACTGTGA